A genome region from Triticum aestivum cultivar Chinese Spring chromosome 2B, IWGSC CS RefSeq v2.1, whole genome shotgun sequence includes the following:
- the LOC123040840 gene encoding uncharacterized protein isoform X3: MDNVAEHRVQMPAAPPAGKAKAMPEKRLNRFVHFVAMIERMGNALGTLTFTWATVVLLGGYPTVLRPGDDFWMVTTIVFLEAARCWKE, translated from the coding sequence ATGGACAACGTCGCTGAGCACCGCGTGCAGATGCCGGCGGCTCCTCCCGCCGGCAAGGCCAAGGCCATGCCGGAGAAGCGGCTGAACCGCTTCGTGCACTTCGTCGCCATGATAGAGAGGATGGGCAACGCTCTGGGTACGCTGACATTTACCTGGGCCACCGTCGTCCTGCTCGGCGGCTACCCGACGGTGCTCCGTCCCGGTGACGATTTTTGGATGGTGACGACCATAGTTTTCCTGGAGGCCGCGAG